The candidate division KSB1 bacterium genome segment CAGAATCGCCACTTTGGTGCCGAGCGTGATGCGCCAATTGGGATAATTGGGCAAATCGGAAATTTTGTTGACGCCGGGCTTGGTGTAATCGGTTTCGTCGGCGGCATTGGTCACGCGAATGTCGGCGTTCAACAGCATCATCATCCAGCGGTACGGCTTGTAGGTTACGCCCGGGCTGATGTAGGTCACGCTCTCGCGGCTGAAGGCGGTCACCGGCGGTTTTTGCAAAAAGGTGCGGCCGTGCACTTCAAATCGGAAATCGAATTTATCAAACGGAAAAAGCATCGCCGCGCCGTAGTTCATCTCCTGGGTCATGGTCAGCACGCGCACAGTGTCTTTCGTGAAAATTTCCGGCGTCAATTTCGCGCCGACGTCGTTATGATTCCAATAGCCAAGATTGAAGTGCATGCTGAAACCGTCTTCGGGGTACAAGGGATCGCGCGCATAAGAAACCAGGGCATTGGCGCCAAAACTCGTTTTGCTGGCGGAATACGGCTCAAAAATCACATTATGCTCTTTCGCCGTTGGGAAGCGCACGCCGAGATCGAAGCCATAACTCAACGCGCTGCCCTTGCTGCCCAAAGAGCCAACCTTCAGAAACAAGAAGAGATCATCAAGCAGATTATATCCTTTATCGACGCTTTTGTTGGTGTCTTGATAAATGACCGGCACAAACGACGCTTCAATGTGTTTGCTGATGCCGTAATTCAAGGAAAGCCCGCCCTGAACATCCCAAATCGTGACGGCGTTGATGGTGGTCTGCCCCGGTTGCGCCAACTTGGCGACTTTGCCAAAAAAACGGGTATGCGTCAACAAGGTGAGGTAGCCCGGTTCAAGTGTCCATGCCGAACGGACGGTGAGCGGCCCGCGCCCGGAATTGATTTGGCTGCTGGCCTGTTGCGGCGGCCACAACAGGCCGAACGTGAAGGCAACGATCAAAAGCCGTCCTAAATTCTCCTTCACACGTCCAATCCGGTTGCTGTCTTGTGAAGGAACTTGAATCACTCGTTTCATAGGTACTGTCTCCAAAATAGTGTAACGTCCTTGTCGCTTAGGTGTTGTCTTTTTGAAAAGACCCGGTTACGCTCGATCGCGTTCTCAAAACGGCAAAAAATCCCGGTGATTTTGATTCAACCAATCCTTAATTCATCGGAGAAATACCAACAGCAGGGTGAGGATGCAGAAAGAAAAAAAACAACTTGTGAGGGGAAATAATAAATGCAGGGGGAGTATTTTACAGAAAAGATTTTTTTGTTCGCTTTTTGCAACCAAACCGGCGTTGCCAGGGTGAGTTTTACAAGCTCAGTAAGTCAAGAAGCAAAGGCTTTTGAAAAACAATGGCCGACAAAACGATAAAAAATTATTTTATCGGCTATTATTTTTTCCTTTTCCATGCTGCGCTTTTGCGGTGGGCAAGACAATCGTTTTGATCAGCGCTTCAACTCCTGCAATCGCGAGCGCGCGAGACTGGCTTCGTTGGTTTGCGGAAAGCGTTTGATCAACGCTTCCAAATTTTCTCTGGCAGCCTGCGTTTTCCCCAACGCGATTTGGGCATAAGACATTTTCAGCATGGCCGCCGGCACTTTTTCACCCGCCGGGTATTGCGTGATCACGATTTGGAAAGCTTGCACGGCCTCATTGTATTTTTTCTGCGAGTAATTGCACTCGCCGATCCAATACTGCGCATTATCGGCGAGATCGCTTTCTGGAAGCAATTGCAAATACTGCGCAAAGCCCTGCTGTGCCAGGGCGTACTGGCCTTTGACAAAATCCTGATACGCCGAATCGTACAACCGCTGCGCCTCATCGAGCCGGCGCCGGATCGCGGTTTTCACTTGCGAGCTGTCGACGCCTCGACTTCCGTTATTGGTGGTGTCGGCGCCCGGCGAAATCGCCGGCGCTGTCAGGCGAAGCTTGGATGGCAGATTGGAAATCCGGCGGCCGGTTTCTTCGAGACGATCATTGAGAATCTGCGATTGTTCGGCGAGCTGATTGAGCTGCACCTGAATATCGGCGCGCAGCCGGTTGTTCGCTTCCGTGCTTTGCTCGGTCAATGTGGTCAGCTTCGCAATTGCCGCGCGCAATCTTCTCTGCTCGGCGCGCAGCGAATCAATCTGCGCGCGGATGTAGAAAGAATCGTTTTTGAAGCTGACGATTTCCTTCCGTGTCGCGCAGCCAGCGATCAACACCAAGCCGACCAGCGAAATTATTTTCAGCAAGTTTTTCATTTTTCCTCTCACCTAAAATAATTGCAACGAAAAGAGAACCCTCTGGGCATCGCCGCAATAAAAATTGTGTTACAAGCGGCAGGCTCAACAACCAGCATCCAGCCACTCATCTTCTGGCAAATTCCGCCCGGCGATTTCTCGCCCAGGCCTCTTCCGTGCTGCGGGTATCGACTGGCCGTTCCTTGCCGTAGCTGATGGTGGAAATTTGCGCGGGATTGACGCCGAGTGAAATCAAATAATCTTTTGCGGCTTTGGCACGTTTATCGCCAAGCGCCAAATTATACTCCACCGTGCCGCGCTCGTCACAATGGCCTTCGATCATCACGCGGGCGTCAGGATGGGCTTTGAGAACGCGAGCATTGTCGGCGAGTGTTTGCAAAGCCTCCGGCGTAAGCTCATAACGATCAAAATCAAAGTAAATGGTTTGCAAAACGAACGGCACCGCGCTTTCGGTTGCTGGTTTCGTTTCTTCCTTCGGCTGATAAGCCGGCGCCGCCGGTTCTGGCGCGCGCGTTACCCTGGACGCCGGTTCTTCGCTGGCCTGTGTTTGCACCGTTTTTTTTGAGCCGGAACAGCCGGCCCAAACCAGAAGTGACATGATTACAAAGAAAAACATTTCTGATTTTACAGCAAAGGCCAGCAACGAATTTGAAGTTTGTTTCAAAAAATGGGGCATTTCGATCTCCTTATGAAATTCATCTGAAGATGATTGTAACTTGTAAATTTTAAATTGAAAATTTTCAATTTAAAATTTACAATATTTTTGATCCAACGGAAAGTTTACGCTACGGTTATTCCTTGCACAAAAAATCTTCCGCCGGCCGGGCGTTCAACGACCAGGCCGGGCTGGTGCACGTTCCTTTATAAGTCAATCGCCGCACGTCGGTTCCGTCCGACAGCATCGAATAAATGTCGCTGCGGCCGTCGCGCGTCGAACTGAATGCCAGGCGGTAACCGTCCGGCGACCAGCAGGGATCTTCATTACTGCCGGCGTTATTGGTGAGCTGCATCAACGTTTCACCGATCATGTCGTAAATAAAAATATCGAATCCGCCGGGGCCGCGAGACACAAAAGCGATTTTATCCCCGCGCGGCGACCAGGCTGGCGAGTCGATGTATTTTAAATCAATCGCCAAACGCCGCAGGTTGGCGCCTTCCGCGTCCATGATGAAAAGCTGCGGATTGCCCAACCGGTCGGAGGTGAAAACGATCTCGCGTCCGGTCGGCGACCAGCTCGGCGAGGCATCGATCGCCGGATGCTGCGTCAAGCGCTGCAAGTGCTTGTTATAAACGTCCATCACATAAATCTCCGCGTTGCCATCTTTGGTGGAGACAAAGGCGATCTTTTTTCCGTCTGGCGACCACACCGGCGAGGAATGCAGGCCGTTGTCCTTGATCAGATAACTCTGCCGGCTGGCAATCAAATCCACAACGAACAAATCCGGGTTGCCGCGTTGATAGGAGGTAAAAACAATCTCGCGGCCGTCATTCGACCAGGCCGGCGTCAAGTTGAGCGTTTTCAGATTTGTTACCTGACGTAAATTCGTGCCGTCATATTCCATCACGAAAATCTCCTTGCCTTCGCTCGCGGCGGCAGTGAAGGTGATGCGGCTTTTCGCAATGCCCTTTTCACCGGTGAGACTGTTCACGATATCATCGGCGAGCGAATGAACCAGCAGGCGCAAATTTTCCGGGCAGCCGCGATAAACTTTTTGCTCCAACGTTTTGCCCGTCACCATATCCAAAAGCTGCCCTTCCAGTGTGAGCTTCTTTGACACGAGAGAAATTTGGGTTTGCACCGCCAATCGAATCGGGCTGCTCGGGCGGCTCAATGCCAATTCAAGACGCAACGCTTCAGGATTGGCCCGACTTTCTTCGGTCTGATAGGCCGCGATCACGCTCGAGGCCCACAAATCGTTGTCGAGA includes the following:
- the tolB gene encoding Tol-Pal system beta propeller repeat protein TolB, whose protein sequence is MKNQIHNNSFIRCVVSIRWAFYLLNRLGLLILAFPNATSAQTEVRLRAETRAFTRLPIELKPCQLRDQATKELGQRAVDILDNDLWASSVIAAYQTEESRANPEALRLELALSRPSSPIRLAVQTQISLVSKKLTLEGQLLDMVTGKTLEQKVYRGCPENLRLLVHSLADDIVNSLTGEKGIAKSRITFTAAASEGKEIFVMEYDGTNLRQVTNLKTLNLTPAWSNDGREIVFTSYQRGNPDLFVVDLIASRQSYLIKDNGLHSSPVWSPDGKKIAFVSTKDGNAEIYVMDVYNKHLQRLTQHPAIDASPSWSPTGREIVFTSDRLGNPQLFIMDAEGANLRRLAIDLKYIDSPAWSPRGDKIAFVSRGPGGFDIFIYDMIGETLMQLTNNAGSNEDPCWSPDGYRLAFSSTRDGRSDIYSMLSDGTDVRRLTYKGTCTSPAWSLNARPAEDFLCKE
- the pal gene encoding peptidoglycan-associated lipoprotein Pal, with translation MSLLVWAGCSGSKKTVQTQASEEPASRVTRAPEPAAPAYQPKEETKPATESAVPFVLQTIYFDFDRYELTPEALQTLADNARVLKAHPDARVMIEGHCDERGTVEYNLALGDKRAKAAKDYLISLGVNPAQISTISYGKERPVDTRSTEEAWARNRRAEFARR
- the ybgF gene encoding tol-pal system protein YbgF; the encoded protein is MKNLLKIISLVGLVLIAGCATRKEIVSFKNDSFYIRAQIDSLRAEQRRLRAAIAKLTTLTEQSTEANNRLRADIQVQLNQLAEQSQILNDRLEETGRRISNLPSKLRLTAPAISPGADTTNNGSRGVDSSQVKTAIRRRLDEAQRLYDSAYQDFVKGQYALAQQGFAQYLQLLPESDLADNAQYWIGECNYSQKKYNEAVQAFQIVITQYPAGEKVPAAMLKMSYAQIALGKTQAARENLEALIKRFPQTNEASLARSRLQELKR